A region of Toxorhynchites rutilus septentrionalis strain SRP chromosome 1, ASM2978413v1, whole genome shotgun sequence DNA encodes the following proteins:
- the LOC129780271 gene encoding AN1-type zinc finger protein 5-like — MEHSSNQLCSTGCGFFGNPVQDGLCSKCYRSANPTKIMDQSPGNKREQITSQMKSPKRIYAESGPKVEVEIKQGQRFDEGKKRSNRCMVCRKKIGLIACQCRCGGLFCGIHRYSDKHGCTYDYRGAGADEIRNSNPLVNGEKIQKI; from the coding sequence ATGGAACACAGCTCGAACCAATTGTGTAGCACCGGTTGTGGATTCTTCGGAAATCCAGTGCAGGACGGTCTCTGTTCGAAGTGTTATAGAAGCGCAAACCCGACAAAAATCATGGACCAATCACCTGGCAACAAGCGGGAGCAGATCACGTCGCAAATGAAGTCGCCCAAGAGAATCTACGCCGAATCGGGACCCAAAGTCGAAGTCGAAATCAAGCAGGGACAGCGGTTTGATGAAGGGAAGAAGCGGAGCAACCGCTGTATGGTTTGTCGCAAGAAGATTGGACTGATCGCCTGCCAATGCCGGTGCGGGGGTCTATTCTGCGGCATCCATCGGTACAGTGATAAACATGGCTGTACATACGATTATCGAGGGGCCGGTGCTGacgagattcgaaacagcaatcCACTAGTAAATGGggagaaaattcagaaaatttaa